The following are from one region of the Bacillota bacterium genome:
- a CDS encoding acyl-[acyl-carrier-protein]--UDP-N-acetylglucosamine O-acyltransferase, translating to MTRPDAPPSAQVRRHPTALVDPGARIGDSVVVGPYAVIGPDVEVGAGSVLESFVVIEGHTVLGPDNRIGTGAVLGGEPQDVKYRGEPTRLVLGRGNRVGPYVIVHRGTPGGHGVTVVGDECVLEPGSHIGHDCTVGSRVRLGAGSAVAGHTVIDDGVEVGPLAGIHQFTHVGRLARIEGHAIVTMDVPPFAV from the coding sequence ATGACACGCCCCGACGCGCCGCCTTCGGCGCAGGTCCGGCGGCATCCCACGGCGCTCGTCGATCCCGGGGCGCGCATCGGGGACTCGGTGGTGGTGGGGCCTTACGCCGTCATCGGCCCCGATGTGGAGGTCGGCGCGGGCAGCGTGCTGGAGAGCTTCGTGGTGATCGAGGGCCACACCGTGCTGGGGCCGGACAACCGCATTGGAACGGGCGCCGTGCTGGGCGGCGAACCGCAGGACGTGAAGTACCGCGGGGAGCCGACGCGCCTCGTTCTGGGCCGGGGCAACCGCGTCGGCCCCTACGTGATCGTTCACCGGGGCACCCCGGGGGGGCACGGCGTGACCGTGGTCGGGGACGAGTGCGTGCTCGAACCGGGGTCGCACATCGGCCACGACTGCACCGTGGGCAGCCGGGTGCGGCTGGGGGCGGGCAGTGCAGTGGCGGGCCACACCGTCATCGACGACGGCGTCGAGGTGGGTCCGCTGGCGGGCATTCACCAGTTCACCCACGTGGGGCGCCTTGCCCGCATCGAGGGGCATGCGATCGTGACCATGGACGTCCCGCCGTTTGCCGTGG
- the lpxC gene encoding UDP-3-O-acyl-N-acetylglucosamine deacetylase, translated as MKAEPPTQKTLAHEVSLEGVGLHTGGRCRVRLLPAPVDSGLQLVRTDLGRPVAIPVSVRSRLPGARTTALGTPEASVMTVEHVLAALSGLGVDNARIEVEGPEAPVLDGSALPYVEAIERAGVVAQARARRVRRLPRAVWVGDPERFMVAMPWPELRISFAFISDHPGLGDQFVEITVTPESFRGEIAPARTVAFAGEVERLQERGLGLGGSLDNVLLIGEDGPVNTPRFPDEVARHKILDVVGDLALAGPLCARVVAVRGGHELTARLVQKMVDLWETGGEAGNA; from the coding sequence TTGAAAGCCGAACCCCCAACCCAAAAGACGCTGGCGCATGAAGTGAGCCTGGAGGGCGTCGGCCTCCACACCGGCGGACGGTGCCGCGTGCGGCTGCTTCCGGCCCCGGTGGACTCGGGGCTCCAGCTTGTGCGCACCGATCTGGGGCGGCCTGTTGCCATCCCGGTCTCCGTGCGATCCCGGCTGCCGGGCGCGCGCACGACCGCCCTGGGCACCCCTGAGGCGTCGGTCATGACGGTTGAGCACGTGCTTGCGGCGCTTTCGGGGCTCGGCGTGGACAACGCCCGCATTGAGGTGGAAGGCCCCGAGGCGCCCGTCCTGGATGGCAGCGCCCTACCCTACGTGGAGGCCATCGAGCGGGCCGGCGTCGTGGCGCAAGCCCGGGCGCGCCGGGTTCGGCGCCTGCCCCGGGCGGTCTGGGTGGGAGACCCGGAGCGGTTCATGGTCGCCATGCCGTGGCCTGAACTTCGCATCAGCTTCGCCTTCATCAGCGACCACCCGGGCCTGGGCGACCAGTTCGTCGAAATCACCGTGACCCCGGAGAGCTTCCGGGGCGAGATCGCCCCGGCCCGCACCGTGGCGTTCGCCGGCGAGGTCGAAAGGCTGCAGGAGCGGGGCCTGGGGCTTGGCGGTTCGCTGGACAACGTGCTATTGATTGGCGAGGACGGGCCGGTCAACACGCCCCGCTTTCCCGACGAGGTGGCACGGCACAAGATCCTGGACGTGGTGGGCGATCTGGCGCTGGCCGGGCCCCTTTGCGCCCGGGTGGTGGCGGTGAGAGGCGGTCACGAACTCACGGCGCGCCTGGTTCAAAAGATGGTCGATCTCTGGGAGACGGGAGGAGAGGCCGGCAATGCTTGA
- the fabZ gene encoding 3-hydroxyacyl-ACP dehydratase FabZ: MLDVVQIWQRIPHRYPFLLIDRVLELEEGRRVVALKNVTINEPFFAGHYPARPIMPGVLMLEALAQAAAVMLYPYVASLGKVPLLAGINQARFRRTVVPGDTLRLEVQARRVRTTTGVVDGKALVDGEVACEAQFLFAAAAQAEAAR, from the coding sequence ATGCTTGACGTCGTCCAGATCTGGCAGCGGATTCCCCACCGCTACCCCTTTCTCCTCATCGATCGGGTTTTGGAGCTTGAAGAAGGCCGGCGGGTGGTGGCGCTGAAGAACGTCACCATCAACGAACCGTTCTTCGCCGGGCACTATCCCGCCCGCCCCATCATGCCGGGCGTGCTGATGCTGGAGGCGCTGGCGCAGGCGGCGGCCGTGATGCTTTACCCTTACGTGGCCTCGTTGGGCAAGGTGCCGCTGCTGGCGGGGATCAATCAAGCGCGCTTCCGGCGCACCGTGGTTCCAGGTGACACGCTGAGGCTCGAGGTGCAGGCGCGCCGGGTCCGCACCACCACCGGCGTGGTGGACGGCAAGGCGCTGGTGGACGGCGAGGTGGCGTGCGAAGCGCAGTTCCTCTTTGCCGCTGCGGCCCAGGCGGAGGCGGCGCGATGA